The Prosthecobacter vanneervenii genome has a segment encoding these proteins:
- a CDS encoding PP2C family protein-serine/threonine phosphatase, producing MSDTQPATASHIHWSGMTHPGRVRQNNEDTFLALNFDAREMRYLGKIGESHLDTGDFVFAVSDGMGGAKSGEFASKIAAEKITRLLPKSFKQSAQHMTVGYGDVLIELFHSIQKDLLHLGRHYEECRGMGATLSLGWFTPGWMHFAHVGDSRIYWLPKGGQMKQLTHDHTYVGWLMRKGEINERQARTHPRKSVLTQVLGAGSQNLEPQVGSVQYERGDRFLFCTDGVIDGIWDHRLGDMLAQHDAKAIVDYAVTESGRDNASAVVVEIL from the coding sequence ATGAGCGACACCCAACCTGCAACAGCTTCACACATTCACTGGTCCGGAATGACCCACCCCGGCCGTGTACGTCAAAACAATGAGGACACCTTCCTGGCTCTCAATTTCGATGCCCGCGAGATGCGTTACCTGGGCAAAATCGGCGAATCCCACCTGGACACCGGAGACTTTGTCTTCGCCGTGAGCGATGGCATGGGCGGCGCAAAATCCGGAGAATTTGCCAGCAAGATCGCGGCTGAAAAGATCACCCGGCTTCTGCCCAAGAGCTTCAAGCAGTCTGCACAGCACATGACCGTGGGCTATGGCGATGTGCTCATCGAGCTCTTCCACTCCATCCAAAAAGACCTTCTCCATCTGGGTCGCCACTACGAAGAGTGCCGTGGCATGGGGGCCACCCTCAGCCTCGGCTGGTTCACCCCGGGCTGGATGCACTTTGCCCATGTGGGGGACAGCCGCATCTACTGGCTGCCCAAAGGCGGACAAATGAAGCAGCTGACGCATGACCACACCTACGTGGGCTGGCTCATGCGCAAGGGCGAGATCAACGAACGGCAGGCACGCACCCATCCTCGCAAGAGCGTGCTCACGCAGGTGCTCGGTGCTGGCAGCCAAAACCTGGAGCCGCAGGTGGGCTCCGTGCAGTATGAGCGCGGCGACCGCTTCCTCTTCTGCACAGACGGCGTGATCGATGGCATCTGGGACCATCGCCTGGGAGACATGCTGGCGCAGCACGATGCCAAGGCCATCGTGGACTATGCCGTGACAGAATCCGGCCGGGACAATGCCAGTGCGGTTGTGGTGGAAATCCTCTGA
- a CDS encoding glutamine synthetase beta-grasp domain-containing protein, translating to MAKYKLEYIWLDGYQPVRNLRSKTQLKDFASFPKLEELPDWGFDGSSTQQAPGGSSDCVLKPVAVYPDSSRKNGVLVMCEVYNADGTPHSSNDRATILDDPDAWFGFEQEYFLYQDGRPLGFPENGYPAPQGPYYTGVGYKNVGDIARQIVEEHLDLCLDAGINHEGINAEVAKGQWEFQIFGKGSKTAADQVWVARYLLNRLCEKYCVDVEYHCKPLGATDWNGSGMHANFSTKYLRETGGEPYFLALMAQFEKNCMEHIAVYGPDNHMRLTGLHETQSIDKFSWGIADRGASIRVPHSFKKNGWKGYLEDRRPNSQGNPYQIASRILKTISEVPKP from the coding sequence ATGGCCAAATACAAACTCGAATACATCTGGCTGGACGGTTATCAGCCGGTCCGCAACCTCCGCAGCAAGACCCAGCTCAAAGATTTTGCCAGCTTCCCCAAGCTGGAAGAGCTTCCCGATTGGGGCTTTGACGGTTCTTCCACCCAACAGGCCCCTGGCGGCAGCTCTGACTGCGTGCTGAAGCCTGTGGCCGTGTATCCTGACAGCAGCCGCAAGAACGGTGTGCTCGTCATGTGCGAAGTTTACAATGCCGACGGCACCCCTCACTCCTCCAACGACCGTGCCACGATCCTTGACGATCCGGACGCCTGGTTTGGTTTCGAGCAGGAATATTTCCTCTACCAGGACGGTCGCCCCCTTGGCTTCCCTGAGAACGGCTATCCCGCCCCCCAAGGCCCCTACTATACGGGTGTGGGCTACAAGAACGTTGGCGACATCGCCCGTCAGATCGTCGAAGAACACCTTGACCTCTGCCTTGACGCAGGGATCAATCACGAAGGCATCAACGCCGAAGTGGCCAAGGGTCAGTGGGAATTCCAGATTTTCGGCAAGGGCTCCAAGACCGCTGCCGACCAAGTGTGGGTGGCCCGCTACCTGCTGAACCGCCTGTGCGAAAAGTATTGCGTGGACGTCGAGTACCACTGCAAGCCTCTGGGCGCCACCGACTGGAACGGCTCCGGCATGCACGCCAACTTCTCCACCAAATACCTGCGCGAAACCGGCGGCGAGCCCTACTTCCTCGCCCTCATGGCCCAGTTCGAGAAGAACTGCATGGAGCACATCGCCGTCTATGGTCCGGACAACCACATGCGCCTTACCGGTCTGCATGAGACCCAGAGCATCGACAAGTTCTCCTGGGGTATCGCCGACCGCGGTGCTTCCATCCGTGTGCCGCACAGCTTCAAGAAAAACGGCTGGAAAGGCTACCTGGAAGACCGTCGTCCGAACAGCCAGGGCAATCCTTACCAGATCGCCTCCCGCATCCTCAAGACGATCTCCGAAGTTCCGAAGCCCTGA
- a CDS encoding CBS domain-containing protein has product MKRNDPISHIMSRNVVTAHHGDPISKVRALVRQHGVHHIPVVSGDQLVGIITWSDILRVSFGDAFHTDERTVDATLDHTLSLEQIMQKNPVTLAETGTVREAAEILAGGSFHSVPIVSGSKLVGIVTSTDIIKYLLDQF; this is encoded by the coding sequence ATGAAACGCAACGATCCCATCTCCCACATCATGTCCCGCAACGTGGTCACCGCACACCACGGTGACCCGATCTCCAAGGTGCGCGCCCTCGTCCGCCAGCACGGCGTCCATCATATCCCCGTCGTCAGCGGCGACCAGCTCGTCGGAATCATCACTTGGAGCGACATCCTGCGCGTCAGCTTTGGCGATGCCTTCCACACTGACGAGCGCACCGTGGACGCCACGCTGGACCACACCCTTTCCCTGGAGCAGATCATGCAGAAAAACCCTGTCACTCTGGCGGAAACCGGCACCGTTCGTGAGGCGGCGGAGATCCTCGCAGGCGGCAGCTTCCACTCCGTCCCGATTGTCTCTGGCAGCAAACTCGTCGGCATCGTGACCTCTACGGACATCATCAAGTATCTGCTCGATCAGTTCTGA
- a CDS encoding BUD32 family EKC/KEOPS complex subunit, which produces MQEAKNTQRALVRIGYDGRVHKYFRGSNAADRFANEVKVLKVLEERGCEYVPRVLEAHPDQLYLVTTNCGSVVERISEAKLKDLFGSLERDYGVRHEDPFTRNVTYRHSDGRFCLIDFELATILDAPSPPPAA; this is translated from the coding sequence ATGCAAGAAGCCAAAAACACCCAGCGCGCCCTCGTCCGCATCGGCTACGACGGCCGTGTGCACAAATATTTCCGCGGCTCCAATGCCGCGGACCGCTTCGCCAACGAGGTGAAGGTGCTCAAGGTGCTGGAGGAACGCGGCTGCGAGTATGTACCACGAGTGCTGGAGGCCCACCCGGACCAGCTCTATCTCGTAACGACAAACTGCGGCTCGGTGGTCGAGCGTATCAGCGAGGCCAAGCTCAAGGATCTCTTCGGCAGCCTGGAACGTGACTACGGGGTGCGCCATGAGGATCCCTTCACCAGAAACGTGACCTATCGCCATAGCGACGGCCGGTTCTGCCTCATCGACTTCGAACTCGCCACCATTCTCGACGCCCCGTCTCCGCCTCCTGCCGCATGA